Proteins found in one Sorghum bicolor cultivar BTx623 chromosome 1, Sorghum_bicolor_NCBIv3, whole genome shotgun sequence genomic segment:
- the LOC8063404 gene encoding uncharacterized protein LOC8063404 codes for MQRRRAHTWAGVGKTAQAAAAHAALFCFTLLLALMVDGRTTYSWWIIFIPLWLFHGIVARGRFSMPAPSLPHGRHWAPCHSIVAAPLLIAFELLLCIYLESIRVRNHPSVDLKIVFLPLLAFEAIILIDNFRMCRALMPGDEESMSDEAIWETLPHFWVAISMVFLIAATTFTLLKLSGDVGALGWWDLFINYGIAECFAFLVCTRWFNPMIHKSPTHGEASSSSAAIRYRDWESGLVLPSLEDHEQERLCGLPDIGGHVMKIPLVAFQVLLCMRLEGTPASARYIPIFALFSPLFILQGAGVLFSLARLVEKVVLLLRNGPVSPNYLTASSKVRDCFAFLHRGSRLLGWWSIDEGSKEEQARLFYTESTGYNTFCGYPPEVVRKMPKKDLAEEVWRLQAALGEQSEITKCTKQEYERLQNEKVLCRICYEGEICMVLLPCRHRTLCKSCAEKCKKCPICRVPIEERMPVYDV; via the exons ATGCAGCGGCGGCGGGCCCACACGTGGGCGGGGGTGGGGAAGACggcgcaggcggcggcggcgcacgcCGCGCTCTTCTGCTTCACTCTCCTCCTCGCGCTCATGGTCGACGGACGCACCACGTACTCCTGGTG GATAATATTCATTCCACTATGGCTCTTTCATGGAATTGTTGCACGCGGAAGGTTTTCAATGCCTGCCCCTTCATTGCCTCATGGCCGTCAT TGGGCACCCTGTCATTCGATTGTTGCAGCACCTTTACTAATTGCGTTCGAGCTGCTTCTTTGCATATATCTTGAAAGCATAAGAG TTAGAAATCATCCGTCTGTTGATCTGAAGATCGTGTTCCTTCCTTTGTTGGCCTTTGAAGCAATTATCCTTATTGACAATTTTAG AATGTGTAGAGCTTTAATgcctggagatgaagaaagcatGAGTGATGAAGCTATTTGGGAGACACTTCCT CATTTTTGGGTTGCAATTTCAATGGTGTTTCTTATAGCTGCTACAACATTCACCCTTCTCAAGCTGTCTG GCGATGTTGGTGCTTTGGGATGGTGGGATTTGTTTATAAATTATGG GATTGCGGAATGCTTTGCATTTCTTGTCTGTACAAGATGGTTTAATCCCATGATTCATAAGTCTCCCACTCATGGGGAGGCTAGCTCATCATCAGCGGCAATTAGATACCGTGATTGGGAAAGTGGTCTTGTCCTCCCATCACTAGAAGATCACGAACAAGAGAGGCTTTGTGGTCTCCCTGATATTGGGGGCCATGTAATGAAAATACCTCTTGTGGCTTTCCAAGTATTGCTTTGTATGCGGTTGGAG GGCACACCAGCAAGCGCTCGCTACATCCCAATATTTGCTCTTTTCTCGCCACTATTTATTCTGCAAGGTGCTGGTGTCCTTTTCTCTCTAGCAAGATTAGTGGAGAAGGTTGTTCTGCTATTGCGTAATGGGCCAGTTAGTCCTAATTACCTTACAGCCTCATCAAAAGTTCGCGATTGCTTTGCTTTTCTTCATCGTGGTTCAAG GCTTCTTGGTTGGTGGTCTATTGATGAAGGGAGCAAGGAAGAACAGGCCCGGTTGTTTTATACTGAATCTACTGG GTACAATACATTTTGTGGCTATCCACCAGAGGTGGTTAGGAAAATGCCTAAAAAGGACCTCGCAGAAGAG GTTTGGAGGCTACAGGCAGCGTTGGGAGAACAATCTGAAATTACCAAGTGTACCAAACAGGAATACGAAAGACTTCAAAAT GAGAAGGTTCTTTGTAGGATTTGCTACGAGGGAGAGATATGCATGGTGCTACTTCCCTGCCGGCACAGAACTTTATGCAA GTCTTGCGCTGAGAAATGCAAGAAGTGTCCAATCTGCCGTGTGCCAATTGAAGAGCGCATGCCTGTATATGATGTTTAA